From the Rhea pennata isolate bPtePen1 chromosome 12, bPtePen1.pri, whole genome shotgun sequence genome, the window TCACAAAACAACTTATTTGCAAGCCTCCTACTGCAACATGTCTTTCCTTTGCAACGACTTCTACTACAAAACATCCTGTTAGTTTCTGGAAGCAGAAAGGCTTTTTAAGTCAATGAGTTAAATCTGGCTATTCAGATAGTGTTGATTTAAAGGGCAATGTATATGCTAATTTTTGAtcctttctgcttaaaaaaaaatccaccaaaactaaatcattttcatctctttctttcagacaaggaagagaaaattaaaggGATTGCACTGTTTTGTTGGCTCCATCATCTTCTCTGCTTTATTAGAGGTGGTTAAATTCTTACAGAGGATATTCTGCTACTGAGGTGCAGGATTGTCTTTTTGTACCTTGAAAGGATATTACAGTAGGCTAAATACTGGTTGTCAGATAAGACCTTATAGGCAGGAATAAAACCAAAGATCAGGATCATGAACATTTGCTACTGAGGATCTGACCCTGCCCAGGTCCATGCCCAGGCCGTCAGCACCACTCAGTTGCACTACGTATGCTTTATTAGCTGTCCTTTTCCCACCATTCCTAGTCCTGACTGTCTCTTAGCTTTTCTGGTTCCTCTTCTTCACAGTTTCACAAAGTAATGAACTTAGCTGACTGACATGATTAATTAACTCAGCCCTGTGGTCACACAACTTCTCCTCTACCAAAGACACATTGCAAGCCTTGGATTCAATTTCCTCAGTGGTGCTCATTCAGTAAAAACTACAACaacaactaaaacaaaatagacACGCTCCTTTCCAAAGGGCTAATGGTGGCGTGGAAACCACACAAAGTAAAGTCAATGTTTACCAAGGGCTGCAATGGGTTTCTCCTTTGCTGCTAATTTTGGAAAGTGATGCCTGTTATGGGCAAGGCCTAAGGCTTAAGTTCTCCAGGGCTGACAAGAGAGCCATGGAGAGCTAGTTGGCCATGGCGTGCCAGTAGCCCTGTCTCAGTCTGGGCAGGAACGTGGTCCTGTAGTGACAACCCATCACCCCACGGGCAGCACTTGGGCTTGGAGAGCACCGACTGCAGTCCCTTGGGATGAAGTGGTGCTGGAGGACGTGCTCCAGCCACCCACcgctgctcagccctggggaccAGCCCAGAGGCAGTCCACAGCGCACCCTCACAACGTGCGAGGTCCACTGTGTCACTCCACAGATCTGCTTCTGCCGGGACATAGCCTACGATTTATTTCTCTGCACAGAAGTGAATTCACCCAGGTTTCAAAAAGACTTTATTCCGTTAAAAGGAAATAGCATAAGGTATTCAGACATTTAGCATTATCTCTGTGTGCTTCACTGTACGAAACTTTCCTCATAATGTGCGtagctatttcttcttttatagcACTGATCACTTTGTGGTTTTCACATTTCTGATCTCCCGCAGCAGGTCAGACATTAGAGCGAGACTGACTAACAAAATCATGAAGTCTTCAAAATCAATTTTGTTCTCCGACTCCTCATCCAGGGCAGAAATTATTTCCTGGTATTTTGGTTTGCTTTCTTGGCCCTGTGgagaattttaatgaaagatagTTAGCataaaattcctttcttcccaCTCAGGTTTTTATGTCCGTGTTCATATTGGTTTTCCCTGAAGGTATCCCAAGAAATTCAACTAGAAATATTACTGCAATCAGACAGCAGAACAGCCAGCCCTCAGTTGCTGCCCAAATGCAGAATATATCTTTTCAAAGAGACCTGTTCTGCACCGACGGCCTGGCAGTGATGAGAGTAGCTGGGAACTGCGGTAGTGTGCCAGCAGCTCCAGAGGACACTACTGGGAGAAGTGCAGTCCTCTCCATGTCCAGCAGACTGGGGAGAGGAAACGAACACAAACCCACCTGGCTTTAATGTTCAAGACAGATATTTGAACACGTGCTGTGAAGTTTGCAGAAACTGTTAAGTTTAAATACATagcttcagcagctgctgcttcaggtCCTCCCTGGTATTTGGTGCTCTGGCAAACAAATGAGTTCCTAAATAAATGTATTGGGTTTCTTCTCCCCACAAACGCATGGTCCCTTCTCACAGcgtgatttttctttttaatctttaaattttttacAACTGTGCTGTTTCTTAATGAAGATGCAGACGGGCATGTCAACAGTGGTTTACTGGTGTCGCTCTCCTCCTTGAGCCCTGTGTTACACACAGGCTCGAGTCACATCAACCAGCTCCTCGGAGATGCTCTTAGCTGGTCGCTGAAGTCCCGCTTGCGATGGCCCCGCGGAGGGGGGCACCGGCGGCTGCGGGACGCCCTCCCCGTGCCCGGAACGGCCGCGAGAGCCGCACGGGGAGCCCGTCCTGCTGGCGGCCCCACCACCCCCTCACCTCTATGAACCTCAGAAACTGGGCTTGCAGCAGGCTTTTGGCTTCCCCTTTGCCCAGTTTGCCCTCGGGGCCGGCGGAGTTGTTATACACCAAAGCGGCGGttgcaaaagctttttcaaGGTCTGAGCCTTTCCGAAGAGctagagggagagaaagagatgcAGGCTGGTGTTCGAGATATAATTGAAAGGAACCCGTCAGAAACATCCTGAGTGGGTGGAAATCAGTGTAGTTTCATTAAAGTTAATGAGCCTGCAACTGTTTATACCCGCAGAGGGCCTGGCCTACATTTTACTGGGAGGGGGCCAACAATACACCTTGCATCCCAGAGCCGCCACGTGCCCCCGCAGGAGGCTTTCGAGCCCGGCGACGGGGTTCACGCGCCGGGGACCTGCCATGCCGGGGTGGGGGGACCGGCCACCTCAACCACTCTCCCGGGGCGTGGGGTGGTGGCACGGGGACCGCGTCTGCCAGAgacccccctcctcctcctgtgcaGACTCGGGGTGTGCAAGGTCTCGGCGGCTCTGCTCAGCCACCCCCCTTTTCTGCTGCGTCCTGGGGAAATCCAGCCCCCCGCGGTTCAACGCCGCGGTCGCCTTACCTTTGACGGAGGCCAGCTGCCTGGGGATAGGTATGCTGGTAGCgagagaggagagaggcacAGTTACCACCTGACGGCTCCATCGCAGGTGCATGCAGGCTCTCCATGAGAGCGTTGCCCATTTCTAGCTATTTCGTTTAATTCCCCCAAAGGCGAGCGGCTTTCCTTTACCCCCGAAGGAGCGAGCGCCTCCACGATCCGCCGCTCCCGACTCCGCACCCAAGCAACGAACCCGGAGCTTTTAAAAGCCTCTCATCAAGCAACTTGACTGCCGGAGAGGGGCATTTCGGCACGTTTATAGTTCACTTCTCCAGCACGTGCAAGAGCGCCAGGAAGTTTCGAGGTTTTTTTCAGCCCAACCTGCGGCGGCCGCCCGCTCTTGCTGCCCCTGCGTGCGGGAAGCCTCCCTGCTTTCCCTTAAAGCCCGGttatttgttttgctaaagCGACTGCCGAAGACGCACGGAGCGGAGCGGTCGCCTACCGTCCGGGCAcgggcgccggcgggctccttcggggctcggcgcgggcgggccggccggcggagcgccgcgccgcgccgggcacgCTGGCTCTGCAGCCGCACATCTCGCCGGAGCCCGGCTGTTTCGTGATCTCCAAGCAACCCGAGCAAGAGCAAACAGGCGAGCGGGAGCTCTGCCCCGCGGCCCTGCCCTGGCGACTGCCTGCCCACGCCAGCCCCCGCGCGGCCTGCCGTCCCGGCGTCCAAACCGCCCGGAAAGAAGAGACTTCACGTAACAGTCCCCGTAACAGGGGACTGCAACAGATGGCCTGgagaattaaaatgttttcctcatttaGTAGAAGCTAAATTACTGAAGGCTAATGAATAAGGATGTTCACCACCTTACTGTTCCTGGATTTTAATTATCTTAAAAAGCATGGGAAAAGAGAACCTTTAATTTTCCATCTAAGAGTGTCATTACTCAAACAGTTCAGAGCCTTTTTTTGAGAGGTTTTAAGCTGTCTTAGATCTCTAGTGCGTTCTTTAGGACTGGCTCATGAATAAAACAGAGCCTGTAATTGCAGTGACGCAGCCAAAACACATATAATCAATGCTCATTATCCCATCAATTAACACACTAAAATTAAACAAGAATTCAGGCTTAGTaatctgccaaaaaaaaaaaaaaaaaaaaaaaaaaagagcatcttGATATGTTGAAGTGATAATTCCCTTTTGCATCTGCTGACCTCCGCCGCATGGCATGAAGAGCCTCACCTCCTGGTTAATGTCCAGGACAGCAGTGCTTGCTCTTAGCATCCAAGGTAGAAAAAGAGAGCGAGAAGGAGACCCTGTTGCACGTCGCTGGGCTGCTGGCAGCGCCGGGGAGCTGGCTTGCGAAGCCAGCCTGCCGCATTTTGGGTTGTTTCCCTTGCAGATCAGATTTCAGCtcactgcttctcttttctattttttttttttattattttttttttaactcagacTTCTCAGCGGCTGCGCTCTGGAGCAGGTCATTTGCTTTGCCGGGACGTTAACAAGTTCAGGCAAGCCTGGGCGACGTTAGCTCCCTAGCATACATTAATAAGCGCATGCAGGAGTGTCAGCGCGCGGCGCACAGCGAGTTGCACGAGGGAACCCTCGCCTTTGCAGACCGTCAGCTGTGAAGACAGCACGATTTCGGTTTTGTGCATTGACACAGTAATCTGGCCAGCCCCCAAACGCGGCAAGGTGTGCCGGGAGCCGGCCATCTGCTCTGTAGCTATTTTGATACACTCTATTTATGTTCGAAATATCCAGGTGCTCTCATCGGCCGATTTTTAGCACGTTTCACTCGTTCAGAGCATTGTCTGCACAGAATAATGCAACCTCATCCTTACAGCTGCAAAACCTTTACGGGCAGTCGCTTTGCAAGAAGCCACTGTCGCCACCCCATTTTTGGTATTTTCCTGGAGTCTTTCCATTCCTTTGACCTACTCCTTAGAGGACTTCTGCAGTTCAAGGAGACCCACGTTTCTAAAGCGCCGGATGGATGGCAGAGCCCTGGCTCCCTTTGAGACGCCCCCATGCCCCTAAGGAGAGGCAGGAGTGGGCAAGCCCGCACAGGCACAGGTACAGCCATGGGAGAGAGGCTGCGGCAATACCCAAGACCGAAGACGAGGTCAGACTATCCCCACTCAAGACCCCACCTCTTCAGGAAACCCTTTGGTGGCTGCCGCAGAAGTGCTGCTAACTGGCACCCTGGGAGGTGATAGCCTGAGCTTTTTGTGACCAGACCATGATCATTTTGAGCTtacatgacatttttttttaaaaaagaactgaaCCTGAGAAGTCCCCACTGCATCTTCTTAGCCCAAAGCAGGCCAGGCTACCACAGCTTTATACTATTTTCCGATCAGTTCCTTAATGGGGAAAAAGCTAGCTGAGGCAGCAGGTCCAAGCGCGCTCAACCTACCAACGCCAGCCAAAACCTGCAGTGCCTTCAGCACTGTCcatcctccccttcctccccaaggCAGCAGGAGATGCCACTGGGTGCAGGgccttctcctgctcttctgGATGGTGGCATGCCCAGAGGACACACAGAGTAGCCCGGTTTAACAGGCACG encodes:
- the SNTN gene encoding sentan gives rise to the protein MHLRWSRQVVTVPLSSLATSIPIPRQLASVKALRKGSDLEKAFATAALVYNNSAGPEGKLGKGEAKSLLQAQFLRFIEGQESKPKYQEIISALDEESENKIDFEDFMILLVSLALMSDLLREIRNVKTTK